A single Vicinamibacterales bacterium DNA region contains:
- a CDS encoding sigma-70 family RNA polymerase sigma factor, translating into MGRSRDMNAAPTGTVSQLLRAWGRGDTQAREDLLPLVYQELRRRASAYLRRERPDHTLQPTALVHEAYIRLTAQTRVSWLNRSQFFAIAAQLMRRILVDHARERQAVKRARGIRVSLDEGARAVSPPDCELLMLDDALQDLARLDPRQAEIVELKYFAGLSETEIAGVLSLSRATVTREWQSARAWLYRRITKGRAARP; encoded by the coding sequence ATGGGAAGATCCCGGGACATGAATGCGGCGCCCACCGGGACCGTCAGTCAGTTGCTCCGGGCATGGGGACGTGGGGACACGCAAGCGCGGGAAGACCTCCTCCCGCTCGTGTACCAGGAGCTTCGGCGGCGCGCGTCGGCATACCTTCGCCGCGAACGTCCGGATCACACGCTGCAACCCACCGCGCTCGTGCACGAGGCGTACATCCGTCTCACGGCACAGACACGTGTGAGCTGGTTGAATCGTTCACAGTTCTTCGCGATTGCCGCGCAGCTCATGCGCCGCATCCTGGTCGACCACGCGCGCGAGCGGCAGGCCGTCAAGCGCGCGCGCGGCATTCGCGTGAGCCTCGACGAAGGAGCACGCGCGGTTTCACCACCCGACTGCGAGCTCCTCATGCTGGACGATGCGCTGCAGGACCTGGCGCGGCTCGATCCGCGTCAGGCTGAAATCGTCGAGCTGAAGTACTTCGCCGGCCTCTCCGAGACCGAGATTGCGGGCGTGCTGTCGCTGTCGCGCGCCACGGTCACGCGGGAGTGGCAGTCCGCGCGAGCATGGCTCTATCGCCGGATCACGAAGGGGCGGGCCGCGCGACCATGA
- a CDS encoding RNA polymerase sigma factor translates to MPEADFGAWYEATYPRLWSWVRRVVGDPSVASDIAQEAFVRLLQSGRDSLPEAERAPYVFTIARNLMRDHWKGGARGEESWRDEDVRSLVASGTRDVAVSIDLERALEALTPQQRSIAWLAYAEGWDHRTIGRIVGVGEKSVRVLLFRARRNLVRLLGGTS, encoded by the coding sequence ATGCCGGAAGCGGACTTTGGGGCGTGGTACGAGGCAACGTATCCCCGGCTGTGGAGCTGGGTGCGGCGCGTCGTTGGCGATCCGAGCGTGGCCAGTGACATTGCGCAGGAAGCGTTCGTCCGCCTGCTCCAGTCGGGGCGCGACTCGCTGCCCGAGGCTGAGCGCGCGCCGTACGTCTTCACGATCGCCCGGAATCTGATGCGCGATCACTGGAAGGGGGGCGCGCGCGGCGAGGAATCGTGGCGTGACGAAGACGTGCGCAGCCTTGTGGCGTCCGGCACCCGCGACGTTGCGGTGTCCATCGATCTCGAACGCGCCCTGGAAGCTCTGACCCCGCAGCAGCGCTCGATCGCCTGGCTCGCGTACGCCGAGGGCTGGGATCATCGGACCATCGGCCGGATCGTGGGCGTTGGAGAGAAGAGCGTCAGGGTGCTCCTGTTTCGCGCGCGCCGGAATCTCGTTCGGCTCCTTGGAGGCACGTCGTGA
- a CDS encoding alpha/beta hydrolase, translated as MWRSSHLSFVAGGILLLSLPRGDQPTLVVASAGQTASAASRSELIAVTSKDGTRIGVECAGTGPTLLFVHGGVGDRTRWTPMFPLLASRFTVCAMDRRGRGASGDSVEYSLSKEAEDVAAVVNSRAGPVFVFGHSFGGVAALEATFLTDRIARLMLYEPPLYDPADDLLAVAARVEEMVARGELERALVIFQTEIVKQSSEEIARMKTRSTWPGLVASMAVHARTMRALAAYRFDASRMKSVTMPTLLLIGEDTASPYARQSIGALRESLPTSTLVVLERQEHNAMDGGRDLLANVIVKFASARE; from the coding sequence ATGTGGCGGTCATCACATTTGTCGTTCGTTGCCGGAGGGATTCTGCTCCTGTCGCTGCCAAGAGGCGATCAGCCCACACTTGTGGTGGCATCGGCTGGCCAGACGGCGTCCGCAGCAAGTCGAAGTGAACTGATCGCGGTGACATCGAAGGATGGGACGCGCATCGGAGTGGAATGTGCGGGAACCGGCCCGACGTTGCTCTTCGTCCACGGCGGCGTCGGCGATCGCACTCGCTGGACACCGATGTTTCCGCTCCTGGCGTCGAGGTTCACCGTCTGCGCGATGGATCGGCGCGGCCGCGGCGCCAGCGGCGACTCGGTCGAATACAGCTTGTCGAAGGAAGCGGAGGACGTCGCCGCGGTCGTGAATTCGCGCGCCGGACCGGTCTTCGTGTTCGGTCATTCGTTCGGCGGCGTCGCGGCGCTCGAAGCCACGTTCCTGACCGACCGCATCGCCAGGCTGATGCTCTACGAACCGCCTCTGTACGACCCGGCCGACGACCTGCTCGCCGTCGCGGCCAGAGTCGAGGAGATGGTCGCGCGTGGAGAGCTTGAACGGGCACTCGTGATCTTCCAGACGGAAATCGTCAAGCAGTCGTCTGAAGAGATCGCCAGGATGAAGACCCGTTCAACGTGGCCCGGCCTCGTCGCATCCATGGCCGTGCATGCCCGCACCATGCGCGCCCTGGCGGCGTACCGATTCGACGCCAGCCGTATGAAGTCCGTGACGATGCCGACACTGCTGCTGATCGGTGAAGACACGGCGTCGCCGTACGCCAGACAGTCGATCGGCGCATTGCGGGAGTCGCTGCCGACTTCGACGCTCGTGGTGCTCGAGCGCCAGGAACACAACGCGATGGACGGCGGGCGCGACCTGCTCGCCAACGTCATCGTCAAGTTCGCGTCAGCCAGGGAATGA